DNA from Mycobacterium bourgelatii:
ATCGCCGGCTGCGGTGAGGTCTACGGCAAGACCGGTGAGGCCGAATTCCCGGGGGGATCGCATTCCTGGTTTGCCGGGTACCGCGGCGACATGGCCTTCGCGGCACTGATCGTCGGGGGCGGCAGCTCGGAATACGCGGTCCGGATGACCAAGGTGATGCTGGACTCGTTGCCGCCCGGCTTCCTTGCCTAGCCAATAACGCGCAGGCCAGGCCGCGCGGTAACGGGTAAATTTGGGTAAATGACTGACACCGGTGGGGACATGGTGTCGTTGCGGGTTTCGGATGCCGACCGCAACGGCACCATGCGGCGTCTGCACAACGCCGTTGCGCTCGGGCTGATCGATATCAACGAGTTCGAGCAACGTTCGTCGCGCGTGTCCTACGCGCGCACTCAAAGCGAACTGGACGGACTGGTCGGCGACCTGCCCGGGCCGGGCGCGATCGTCACCTCCGCGGCCGACCGCGTCGAACTGCGCGGCTGGGCCGGTTCGCTGAAACGCCACGGCGCCTGGATGGTGCCCACGCGGCTGGCGCTGGTACGCCGGTTCGGCTCGATCGACCTCGACCTCACCAAAGCCCGCTTCGCGGGGCCGGTCGTGGTGATCGAACTGGACATGAAATTCGGCTCGCTGGACCTGCGACTGCCAGAGGGTGCGAGTGCCTCGATCGACAACGTGGAGGTCTACGTGGGCAGCGCGGTCGACCGGCGCAAGGACCCACCGCCGGAGGGCACGCCGCACGTCGTGATCACCGGGCAGGTGGTGTTCGGCTCGGTGGTGATTCGCGGGCCGCGGCGGCCACTCCTGCGCCGCCCCGGCCAGCGCGATTAAGCTGACCGGCATGCCTGCTCGAACCGCGCTTGCCCCTGGCGAGCTCTCACCGACACGGGCGGTGCCCAAGTGGATCGCGCGCCCCGAATACGCCTGGAAGCCGACGGCCAAAGAGGGCACCGAGCCGTGGGTGCAGGAACCGGAGGTCATCGAGAAGATGCGCCTCGCGGGCCGGATCGCGGCGGGCGCTTTGGCCGAGGCGGGCAAGGCCGTCGCGCCCGGTGTGACCACCGACGAGCTCGACCGGATTGCGCACGAGTACATGATCGACAACGGCGCGTACCCGTCGACCTTGGGCTACAAGGGATTTCCTAAGTCGTGCTGCACCTCACTCAACGAGGTGATCTGCCACGGCATCCCCGACTCGACGGTGATCGAGGACGGCGACATCGTCAACATCGACGTCACCGCCTACATCGAAGGGGTGCACGGCGACACCAACGCCACCTTCCTGGCCGGCGACGTCTCCGAGGAGCACCGCCTACTGGTGGAACGAACCCGTGAGGCGACGATGCGCGCGATCAAGGCCGTCAAGCCGGGGAGGGCGCTGTCCATCATTGGGCGCGTCATCGAGTCCTACGCAAATCGCTTCGGCTACAACGTGGTCCGCGACTTCACCGGCCACGGCATCGGCACCACATTCCACAACGGCCTGGTGGTACTGCACTACGACCAGCCCGCCGTCGGGACCATCATGCAACCGGGCATGACGTTCACCATCGAGCCGATGATCAACCTGGGCAGCCTGGACTACGAGATCTGGGACGACGGGTGGACGGTGGTGACGCGCGATCGTAAGTGGACCGCGCAGTTCGAGCACACGTTGCTGGTCACCGATACC
Protein-coding regions in this window:
- a CDS encoding DUF1707 SHOCT-like domain-containing protein, yielding MTDTGGDMVSLRVSDADRNGTMRRLHNAVALGLIDINEFEQRSSRVSYARTQSELDGLVGDLPGPGAIVTSAADRVELRGWAGSLKRHGAWMVPTRLALVRRFGSIDLDLTKARFAGPVVVIELDMKFGSLDLRLPEGASASIDNVEVYVGSAVDRRKDPPPEGTPHVVITGQVVFGSVVIRGPRRPLLRRPGQRD
- the map gene encoding type I methionyl aminopeptidase; this encodes MPARTALAPGELSPTRAVPKWIARPEYAWKPTAKEGTEPWVQEPEVIEKMRLAGRIAAGALAEAGKAVAPGVTTDELDRIAHEYMIDNGAYPSTLGYKGFPKSCCTSLNEVICHGIPDSTVIEDGDIVNIDVTAYIEGVHGDTNATFLAGDVSEEHRLLVERTREATMRAIKAVKPGRALSIIGRVIESYANRFGYNVVRDFTGHGIGTTFHNGLVVLHYDQPAVGTIMQPGMTFTIEPMINLGSLDYEIWDDGWTVVTRDRKWTAQFEHTLLVTDTGVEILTTL